Part of the Deltaproteobacteria bacterium genome is shown below.
ACATGGTCGCCTTTCGCGAGGGAGAGGCGTTTCGCGCTCTCGTCGGTAATGATGGAGGTCAGGACGCTTCCCCCCGGCAGGACGACCGTGACCTCGGCGTTCACGGGGCCGTGGACGATCCGGTCCGCCGTTCCGCACAACAGGTTCCGCGCGCTGACCTTCGTACCGTGCAGCTCCTTGCCCAGAATCACGGCGCTCGCCTTGAAGAAGGCATACGCCTCCGCACCCACCTTCAGGCCCAGGACCCGGGCGCTCTCGTTCGTGATGACCGCGCAGACGGTTTCACCCCCCTTGAGGAGAAGGGTCACCTCCGTGCTGACGGCCCCTTTCCGGACCGCCGCCACCGTTCCCGGGAAGACGTTCCGCGCGCTGACTCTCATGGCCACCCTCCGAAGCAGGGAGTAGAGGCGGCCCACGTCCCCAAGCCGCCCTTCGAGGCGTTCGATAAACCTTCGATGCTCGTCCTGGAGGACACGGTACAGCCGGACCGTTTCCTTCCCCTCGTCGGTCAACACGGTACCGCCGCCGCCGCGGCCGCCGGCCACACGCTCGACCAGCGGTTTTTCCGCGGCGTTGTTCATGGCGTCGACGGCATCCCAAGCGGTCTTGTAGCAGACCCCGACCTCCCGGGCCGCCTTGGTGATCGATCCGAATCGGTCGATCGCCTCCAGCAGGCCGATCCGGTCCCCCCCGAGAAACGCCTTGTCCGCGCGGCGCAGCGACAAGGTCGCAGCGACCGAAACGCCGCCGCCTGTGCGACGGGCCATCGGCGGCTTCTCCCCGGAGGGAGGTTTCTTCCCGATCTTAATGGTTGGCCCCTTTCCCCTGGACGAAAAAGAGCGGCTCGCCGTCGACCTTGTACCCCGCGATGAGGGACTGCCCTTCCGGTCCCGTGACGAAATCGATGAGCTCCATTGCGAGATCATATTTTACATGAGCGTGCCTTTTCGGGTTGACCGCGATGATCCCGTACGGGTTCCAGAGGTTATTATCTCCCTGCCGCACGACGACGAGATCGGTCTTCTTCCGGAAGGCGATATAGGTGCCCCGGTCGGAGAGGGTATATCCCCGCTTCTGGGTGGCCATCGTGATGACCTCCCCCATCCCCTGGCCCGCCTCGACGTACCAGGCGCCCCGGGGGGCGATGCCGGCGGACGCCCAGACCTCCTTCTCCTTCTGGTGGGTCCCCGATTCGTCGCCCCGCGAAATGAAGGGGGATCCTTTCGCGGCGACCGCCCGGAAGGCGTCCGGCGCGCTCTTCGTCCTGCCGACCCCCGCCGGGTCGTCCGGGGGGCCCAGGAGGACGAAGTCGTTGTACATCACGTCCCGGCGGTTCACCCCGAAGCCGCCGGCCACGAACTTGTCTTCGAGCTTCCGGGCGTGGACGAACACGACGTCCACGTCGCCCGCCTCCCCGAGCTTGAGGGCCTTCCCTGTCCCGACGGCGACGACGTCGACCTTGCAGCCGAACTTCTTCTCGAAGGGAGGGAGGAGCACCGCAAGGAGGCCGGAGTTCTCCGTGGAGGTCGTGGTGGACATCCGGAGCCGCTCTTCCGCGCCC
Proteins encoded:
- a CDS encoding substrate-binding domain-containing protein — its product is MRRFSRIPETLLVFVLLALATLPAGAEERLRMSTTTSTENSGLLAVLLPPFEKKFGCKVDVVAVGTGKALKLGEAGDVDVVFVHARKLEDKFVAGGFGVNRRDVMYNDFVLLGPPDDPAGVGRTKSAPDAFRAVAAKGSPFISRGDESGTHQKEKEVWASAGIAPRGAWYVEAGQGMGEVITMATQKRGYTLSDRGTYIAFRKKTDLVVVRQGDNNLWNPYGIIAVNPKRHAHVKYDLAMELIDFVTGPEGQSLIAGYKVDGEPLFFVQGKGANH
- a CDS encoding TOBE domain-containing protein, whose protein sequence is MARRTGGGVSVAATLSLRRADKAFLGGDRIGLLEAIDRFGSITKAAREVGVCYKTAWDAVDAMNNAAEKPLVERVAGGRGGGGTVLTDEGKETVRLYRVLQDEHRRFIERLEGRLGDVGRLYSLLRRVAMRVSARNVFPGTVAAVRKGAVSTEVTLLLKGGETVCAVITNESARVLGLKVGAEAYAFFKASAVILGKELHGTKVSARNLLCGTADRIVHGPVNAEVTVVLPGGSVLTSIITDESAKRLSLAKGDHVCALVKASSVILGVDG